In the genome of Triticum urartu cultivar G1812 chromosome 5, Tu2.1, whole genome shotgun sequence, one region contains:
- the LOC125509933 gene encoding TITAN-like protein, which translates to MPLKPHGGGAGSGAFEYCELCRRNHDQGRRHRYFPAHRAALAAALSGFRAKLADLRRALLRPSAPAPRSRLWCPFCSADLVDLDSRFACSNAIYHLASEEHLKGVKDFLRKHGGGMDQVDSFRISEAELAKWEKGCESSSTEAQALANGMIGPSLRPLKDIQNESTSKILDSFAETDIPSFRNTASCVVMPLQSPTNGAYYPTSTACYGSSTSGSVAYSAPFGTSGLPVKPCVTTHGHQGMPSTNVFHSADARMKGAQSTSLGNGPNPPASSFVYVQQGHSGGKFNQGLKANVHTGAPPPWLEASEHDPKNVSLASYALPSSLKGKSRKLNPKRVGAAWAERRRAEMEMEKRGEVVPETPDASWLPNFGGVWQSGSRKESRKEFEKNHKLKEENNPELLPEIKPYISKRMRAGSNKDGQPDSTVE; encoded by the exons ATGCCGCTCAAGCCGCACGGCGGCGGCGCCGGCAGCGGCGCCTTCGAGTACTGCGAGCTGTGCCGCCGCAACCACGACCAGGGCAGGCGCCACCGCTACTTCCCCGCCCaccgcgccgccctcgccgccgcgCTCTCCGGCTTCCGCGCCAAGCTCGCCGACCTCCGCCGCGCGCTCCTCCGCCCCTCCGCGCCTGCCCCCCGCTCCCGCCTCTGGTGCCCCTTCTGCTCCGCCGACctcgtcgacctcgacagccgcTTCGCTTG TAGCAATGCGATTTACCATCTCGCGAGCGAGGAGCACCTGAAGGGCGTCAAGGATTTCCTGCGGAAGCATGGGGGCGGGATGGATCAGGTCGATTCGTTTAGGATTTCAGAGGCTGAGCTTGCCAAG TGGGAGAAGGGCTGTGAGTCCTCCAGTACAGAAGCACAGGCATTGGCCAATGGCATGATTGGACCATCTTTGAGGCCGTTGAAAGATATCCAAAATGAATCTACCTCTAAAATTTTGGATAGTTTTGCTGAAACTGACATCCCATCTTTTCGTAATACTGCATCTTGTGTTGTTATGCCTTTACAAAGTCCTACCAATGGGGCCTATTACCCCACTAGTACAGCGTGTTATGGATCTTCCACCTCTGGAAGTGTTGCTTATTCTGCTCCATTTGGTACTTCTGGACTGCCCGTCAAACCCTGTGTCACAACACATGGACATCAGGGTATGCCGAGTACAAACGTGTTTCATAGTGCTGATGCACGAATGAAAG GTGCTCAATCTACTTCCCTCGGAAATGGACCAAATCCACCAGCTTCTTCTTTTGTATAT GTCCAACAGGGCCACTCTGGAGGGAAATTCAATCAGG GCCTGAAAGCAAATGTGCATACTGGCGCTCCTCCTCCATGGTTAGAAGCTAGTGAGCATGATCCAAAGAATGTGTCACTCGCCAGCTATGCTCTTCCATCTTCTCTGAAAGGAAAATCAAGAAAACTTAACCCAAAGCGTGTTGGAGCTGCATGGGCAGAGAGAAGAAGAGCTGAAATGGAAATGGAAAAGCGAGGTGAAGTTGTTCCAGAAACGCCTGATGCTAGTTGGCTCCCTAATTTTGGTGGTGTCTGGCAATCTGGTTCGCGAAAGGAATCGAGGAAAGAGTTTGAGAAAAATCATAAGCTTAAAGAGGAGAATAATCCTGAGTTACTCCCTGAGATAAAACCATATATCAGCAAAAGGATG CGTGCAGGCTCTAATAAAGATGGACAACCGGACAGCACCGTAGAATAG